The Bacillota bacterium genome window below encodes:
- the rplF gene encoding 50S ribosomal protein L6, protein MSRIGKMPINVPPGVEVTIEPTEVKVKGPKGQLSEKVPYGIKVVKEDNQILVQRQSDSKLHRSLHGLTRTLISNMVIGVSQGFTKSLEIVGVGYRATKKGNDLELAMGYSHPVVIKQVEGIEFEVPAPTKIIVKGANKQLVGEVAANIRGVRPPEPYKGKGIKYEGEYIRRKVGKTAK, encoded by the coding sequence GTGTCAAGAATTGGTAAAATGCCGATCAACGTACCACCGGGCGTTGAGGTAACTATAGAGCCAACTGAAGTTAAAGTTAAAGGTCCGAAGGGTCAACTGTCAGAAAAAGTGCCGTATGGTATCAAGGTAGTGAAAGAGGACAACCAGATATTGGTCCAAAGGCAGTCTGACAGTAAACTTCACCGATCGCTTCATGGGCTGACCAGGACTCTTATTTCAAATATGGTTATAGGAGTAAGTCAGGGTTTCACAAAGTCCCTGGAAATCGTTGGTGTCGGCTATAGGGCTACTAAGAAAGGCAACGATCTGGAGCTTGCTATGGGATACTCGCATCCAGTTGTTATAAAACAGGTAGAAGGAATCGAGTTTGAGGTTCCTGCTCCGACGAAGATAATAGTCAAAGGTGCTAACAAGCAGCTTGTAGGCGAGGTTGCGGCAAATATCCGCGGCGTGCGCCCGCCAGAGCCCTATAAGGGCAAGGGCATTAAATACGAGGGTGAGTACATCAGAAGGAAGGTTGGAAAGACAGCTAAATAA
- the rpsH gene encoding 30S ribosomal protein S8 has translation MTMTDPIADMLTRIRNANRAFHEVVDIPASKLKEELAKILKEEGYIRDYQIIQENGFPVIRVKMSYGSNKERSITGIKRISKPGLRIYAKKDEIPRVLGGLGIAIISTSKGVMTGREAKKAGLGGEVICYVW, from the coding sequence ATGACGATGACTGACCCTATTGCGGATATGCTGACGCGCATCCGAAATGCAAACAGGGCCTTTCATGAGGTAGTTGATATACCCGCTTCAAAGCTTAAAGAGGAGCTAGCGAAGATATTAAAAGAAGAGGGCTATATAAGGGATTATCAAATTATCCAGGAGAATGGCTTTCCTGTAATTAGGGTTAAGATGAGCTACGGTTCAAATAAGGAGCGCTCAATAACCGGTATTAAAAGAATAAGCAAACCGGGGCTTAGAATCTATGCAAAAAAAGATGAGATTCCAAGGGTGCTTGGAGGACTTGGTATTGCAATTATATCGACATCTAAGGGTGTTATGACCGGCCGTGAGGCCAAAAAAGCCGGCCTGGGTGGAGAGGTTATCTGTTACGTGTGGTAA
- a CDS encoding type Z 30S ribosomal protein S14, with the protein MAKKSMIAKQGRKPKYKTRAYHRCSRCGRPRGYFRKFGLCRICLRELAHRGEIPGVTKASW; encoded by the coding sequence ATGGCGAAGAAATCGATGATCGCAAAACAGGGGCGGAAGCCGAAGTATAAGACCCGTGCTTATCATCGCTGTTCAAGGTGCGGAAGACCGCGCGGTTATTTCCGCAAGTTCGGGCTCTGCCGTATCTGCTTAAGAGAACTTGCACATCGGGGTGAGATCCCGGGTGTTACAAAGGCCAGTTGGTAG
- the rplE gene encoding 50S ribosomal protein L5, producing the protein MADTKTKKGKEEKAPKAARVETAVKPSGGAKITPRLKEAYRKEILPALMKEFGYKNPMQVPKIEKIVLNMGVGEATQNAKALDGAMDDLAIISGQKPIVRRAKKSIAGFKLRANMPVGTKVTLRGDRMYEFLDRLLSTALPRIRDFRGLSPKSFDGRGNYSFGVTEQLIFPEIDYDKIDKIRGMDITIVTTANTNEEGRALLRHFGFPFRER; encoded by the coding sequence ATGGCAGACACAAAAACAAAAAAGGGAAAAGAGGAAAAGGCTCCCAAAGCCGCCAGGGTTGAAACAGCCGTCAAACCTTCTGGTGGAGCTAAAATCACTCCCAGGCTTAAAGAGGCTTATAGAAAAGAGATCTTGCCTGCTTTGATGAAGGAGTTTGGCTATAAGAACCCCATGCAGGTGCCAAAGATTGAGAAGATTGTTCTTAACATGGGCGTAGGAGAGGCTACACAGAATGCGAAAGCACTTGATGGTGCAATGGATGACCTTGCTATTATAAGCGGTCAGAAGCCTATTGTCCGCAGAGCTAAGAAGTCCATTGCCGGATTTAAGCTTCGTGCCAATATGCCGGTTGGCACAAAAGTAACGCTCAGGGGAGACAGGATGTATGAGTTTTTGGATAGGTTGCTTTCGACTGCGCTTCCAAGGATCAGAGACTTTCGTGGACTTAGCCCGAAGTCTTTTGACGGACGTGGGAATTACTCGTTTGGCGTAACCGAGCAGCTTATTTTCCCGGAGATAGATTACGACAAAATCGACAAGATTCGCGGTATGGATATCACGATTGTAACTACGGCAAATACCAACGAGGAAGGCCGTGCACTTCTAAGGCATTTTGGCTTCCCGTTTAGAGAAAGATAG
- the rplX gene encoding 50S ribosomal protein L24, translated as MPKSSITREVPKLSIKKGDRVEVIAGKDKGKKGKVLVVQPKKGRVVVEGINMVKRHMRPTQKVPQGGIQEREAPIHVSNVQVICPGCGQPTRIGHRITESGVKVRVCRKCEGDIDKA; from the coding sequence ATGCCCAAGTCATCTATAACGAGAGAAGTGCCAAAACTATCGATTAAAAAAGGCGATAGAGTTGAGGTTATTGCCGGTAAAGATAAAGGCAAGAAAGGCAAGGTTCTTGTTGTCCAACCTAAAAAGGGCAGAGTTGTAGTCGAAGGCATAAATATGGTTAAGCGCCATATGCGCCCGACTCAGAAAGTCCCTCAGGGGGGCATTCAGGAGAGGGAAGCACCAATTCACGTATCCAACGTGCAGGTGATTTGTCCTGGCTGTGGACAGCCAACAAGGATTGGACACAGGATAACAGAGTCCGGCGTAAAGGTTAGGGTGTGCCGGAAATGCGAAGGTGACATTGATAAAGCATAG